Below is a window of Syngnathus acus chromosome 8, fSynAcu1.2, whole genome shotgun sequence DNA.
AATACTCCAAATAAGACTGCTTGAAATGCGTCACTTCATTGAAGACTGAAATCAAACGTAAACGTGCAGCTGAGGTAATATTGTAGCGCTGAATTTAGTGCGTACTTGGGATATGATACAAATACGCACCCAAAAGTCATTTGGAGTTACTAAATTCAAACATGTGCATTGATTGCATAAGCTTAAGAAATGGTAAACTCATATATCATGTGATTATTTGGAGGAAAAGAGTGGAAGATTGCCTCAGTTTACTACATATTCATCAAATGtaaccgatttttttttccggaaGTGTCTAATACTGTTATACAATCATGACTACTGAACCTATTCTTTGTCTGAGCAGTCTGTTATACGTCGATGTTATCAACAGACAGCGCTCTGTGTCATTCTCGGTATCTAAATCAATATTTTGCGACCAATGATgagtattaaaaatgaaaataaacgtAAAAAGAATTGTTCAATAAATATAGATATTTTGATCGCATTATTAATAAAAGTCTTTCATTGTGAAAGCGGGGTGACACGTGAATAGagctcatatttttatattatttatggtaTGTTGTGTGGCCAGTGCAGAACCACTTTTAATCAATTCACCAATGTTTTCAGCTTATCGTCACAGAATAAACAAATTATTCCAAATTTAGcattaaaatgaagaaaatgccTTTCTGTCGGCAGAAAAGAACATGATTCTTTCAATCGGGCTCTTTGTCAATAGTGTTCGAACGGTGAACTCCCTTTTGTGTCCGGCTGATTACTGACGACGCATACAAGCAAGCTTCCAAGTCAGTCAAGGTTCTTCCGGTCcacagtttttatttacagctTCGTTTTGGGTGGCGGAAATGCGGCAAGAGCAGATGGACTCGATTTCTGCATGTGCATGGTCAGGTGGAGCCATTTAAATCTTGAGCGTTTGTGTTATTCCCGGAGCGGACCTTGGTGTTGGGCAATTTATGATCCTTCTTCCATTTCATTCGCCGGTTCTGGAACCAGATTTTGATCTGGCGCTCGGATAGACACAGAGTATGCGCTATCTCCACCCTGCGCCTGCGCGTCAAGTATCGGTTGTAGTGGAACTCCTTCTCAAGCTCCAGAACCTGCTGGCGGGTGTAAGCTGTCCGAGAGCGCTTCAGCTCGCCTCCTGTGTAGTTTGAATTTACTGTGAATAAAGAATAAAGTAACGTGTTACCGTATTCATATTCtgaacagcagcaacaacattaataataattatattattatataataataataataataataataataataatgtgctTCCTACATGTGATGGGGTAAAGGGGGAGGGATGCTACTATATGCAAATTAGCAATCTTAGTAATAATTATAAGAATATTAGTAGCATCAATGGTCgtgattttctttctattgattaaaaaaagcgCTTATGTCAAGGGACTACACGTATCACGTGATCTTAAATGCCCCCAGCAAGCAGTCCCCCACCTCCATCGACACGGTGACAAAAGAAATTTGATCGTATACAAAAAATTAAGatcaaatgtacattttgtggTGGTGAACTGCACTATTTTGCAACAATACTACAGAATGATCTAATTATTGGGACCAGCAGGAATGATAAGCATATAAAATTAAGGAgcgcttttttccccccctgcgTCTGCACGGCTACGACGCACAGCAAGCTAAGGGGCGTTGATTTTCTGCCAACATGGAGGTGGGAGGGTGGTCCTGAATGAATGAACCTCtaaaaaagcaacaagaaATTGCCATTATTTTATAACTGCACTACGTCCATGCGAACACATGAGTGGTCTAAATTGCCTTTACATCGTCGAACGAACAAGCCATATGTAGTCACCTCGCCAACGACAACACTGAGAAGATATAATAGATTGCGGTATTTGCTTTTGCATTAGTGTTTTACGGCGTGCTCCATAAACAGGAATATTTCAGATGCCATAAAACTTCCCACTCCCCTTGAACATGGAGTGGGGAAGGAAGGCTCGACAGTGTGGAGCGCACAGTTTATACAAACCTACCACTTAAAATCAAATTACCACAGCATAAAACCTAACTTATGAGTTCAGTCTGCGTTGTCATAAAGCAAGGACTCGAGCCTGAGATCGGACTTCAAAAAGGCAGCTCGGCGTAGAGGTGTAATAAAAATTTATGGGGGGTGTAATTATGTTGGCCGTGCAAACAGACGATCGTAAATCTCCAAGGACTACGAGTCCAAGTCGAACCCGAGAGAAAGCCGTAGATTGTGACCGCGGACGACTACAGATCAAGAAAAGGAAGTTTGTATGCAGCACTTACCAGTGTTTACGTGGACTTTCTTCATCCACGGATACAGCACTGGGTCATTTTTGGTGTTTTCGGGGCTGTTTCGGCTGAGGGGCGGCTGCTCCCGCGACTGAGGCGGGCTGGGTGTCACTGAGTCTCGGTCGACTCCAATCTGAGGAATAGCCAGGCCACGAGGGGGCATCACCACCGAGGCAGGCTGACAGAGCGTGTATTGTGGCTCCGATCGCTCCTGCTGATGGTAGAGAGCAGAGTCCGGTAGAAAGGCGGTGGTTTCATTTCTTTGGCCGTAATAATCCGGAGAGTTGCTGGGTAGATAATCGCTATGTGAGTACTCCTCGCAGGGTGGGAATTTAGGATCCACATAGTTGGAGTTGATCAAGTATGAGCTCATGACCATTTATTCCACTCCTTGTACATAATATATAACTAAAATTGATACCGCATCCCTTTACTCGTCGGTCATTCCTGTTCCGCTGAACCCTCCTACTTTTCTGTCAAGTGAAGAAAGTTAAGCGGTCATGTGACTACAGCGAGCCAATTGAACTGGAGCGGGACGCGCAGCGTGGACAAGGAAATGAGATTAAGTGTACACACTGCCCCGCACGCGCCTTGTTGTATGCTCATTTTGTGTGCAGTCACAAACAAGTCTTCCCAATACTTTCACTGCCCGCCACGCTCCCCACGTCGCGCATGCTGCCCTGCATGTAAATACCTCCCACTATATATTAAATCCCTTGAAATTATGCAGAGAAGCATATCATGCATGAGTTACTATCAAATTTTGGAAATCAAATGTGTTCGATTAAAATTTGCAATTTATTGCCTGTGAATATTCTATTGATTATCGCCCCCCGATCAATTTAGTCTTTGTAAATTAGTGTTAATGAGGGAGAGAGAAATGGACCACCCAACAGCTGTCAGACACAGCTCTATATCCAGTTTGGGATCGATAAAAAATTCATCAACCATAAAAGGTTACACAGCTTCCTTCATTTGATATTTATCTGTAATATACTTACAGTAATTTAAATTTGCTGCCATGTTAAAATCGCACATATACACACGCGCATATATTAACATCACTGACATGGTTAGTCCACACCTCCACTCGCAATATTTTGTCCATGGACTATTTTCAAGAAGCAATATTAGTCACAAATTGACTAAATCGTAATGCCTATGTCCACGAAACTTAATTTAAAATCATACATGCAGCTAAATACAATGAATACAATCAACAATACCgatataattataatttaaaTGCCTCATTTAGGCATAACATGTCCCAATATTATATGACGAAGAAGTGGttcagatggatggatggatgacaaaaaattaagaaCGTCGATAATTACAGCATAGATAAGGCAATTTAATGTGTCCAAATAATGTTTCATTTGACACAATGGAGACTTTGCTAAAAGGCTCCTCTGGTGgcaaatgatttgaaatcCATGCTAAAAAAATTAGAGAGAGCttgctaaaagacaaaaaagaagcgCTATTCTTACAGTGTCCATCGGTGCCGTCGTGTATAAATCAACTATATACTCCCCTAGAAGCGAATTTGTgattgcttttaaaattttgacACAAATCCGGATCTACAGGGTAGATATAGAAGACAGGGTATCTCACTTTGCTGCGTCAAACGATAATTATTGCTTACGGGATGAGATTCAACTTAAAACACTTTTGCACTTGTGCCGTCTTGAACCTTCACTTTATGTTGCCCACgagactgaaagaaaaaaaattgctcgcTTGACGCATCACTTCCTTGTCACCACTGCCGCAGTGTTATCAAGCAACCAACTAAATCATCAAGTGAAAAGGGTTGCGGTTGGCGGGGTGGGGAGATTAAGTACGAGGTATGCATCTGTAATTTGCTTGTTTATATAGTGACATGAAGCATTCAACCACACTGACACAATAAGCAATAATATACGTCACacaacaatgcaaaaaaaatattgactaGCCGATATGCttaccaagaaaaaaattaatgctaattgtattaataattaatactAATTTAATACTAATTGTATTTTATAGCATTTAATCATAAGAAAGAAACATTGTACATGCACTCATgtggtataataataataataataataataataataataataatagaagaCGAAGAATTACTTAATTAAACACATGGAAATATTAGATATGTGTAGATATACATGTTTTAACAGGAGcccatacaaaaaaaatgcatgttggAACAATGAACGCGCAAATGACTTCCGTTCGAACCTAGTCAGGAAAATATGTTCATTAAAGTTAATTTTCGTAGTAAAGAATTAATTGAGGATGCATGGTTCATCCTTAGTTCTTCATTTCTTTctagtttgtttttcttttttgcattcgtgtatatgttttttgttttctttctttctttttttcagtgcAGCTTGTAAagtacattttattattagataTATTTTCTTGCACATTAAATTGTGTGGTATGCAATAGTGTTCCCACATTGATATTTGTGCCACCAATATTATTTGTCCCTTGCTTTAGGCAGCCTCCGTTTTCAGTAGATCATACATCATACGTCATACATCATACATCAATTGAACAATGAGCAGACAGCACTTCAATTTAAAGGAGAGGTTATGCGTTTGCAACGAACcgcgaattttttttttttcgttatGTACACTGCACCAAAACTGCTATTCTATTCCATTCTATTCAATTCCAGGTGTGGGAGCATTCAACTTGACCCCCGCTGCCTTCATCCCAGGTAGTATATCGATCAAGGTGTGTTGAGTGTGACTGTGACACTTCCCCCTGCCTATGTCAAGTTTGTCAGCAGCAGCTTTTGTTTAGGCTGCACAACGTAGTTCACATGGAGGTCACTTTGCTACCAGAGTCACTCACCAGCTAGGGTATATTTGGTGAACCGAACTAAATATTTGTATACTTACTATCCAAACATGACTTGAAgacaaatggaaagaaaaccTTATTTAACTCAGTCTTCTATTTGTGGGTAATGGTTGTAAAATGGCTACGTTGTATGGAATTAATATTGAAtcgtattttgtttgttttgtgtataCGGTCAGGGTTAGGCTGTCTACAATTGTCATTCAATAACGTAACAAATGGCATCAAGAAATCAATACATTTTAGTGAGGCCATGTACGAAATTtagcataataataatggaaaCACTGATGCTATTCAACTTGACCTTTTccctgatttttaaaaaatcattttcttcaaataatgctccaaaatgacattttggatTAGTAATTTATTCCTATACATCGCAAAATCCGATATGTGAAGCCCTACACGGCCTGTTAActcaattaaatattaaatgttcACGGATGTTGTCTGTTTTATCTAGGAGTTGCTGCTACTTGAAAGGGAagccaaaacaaagcaaatttcGAATTtatccaaacaaaaacaaatgtataaaTCATTTCCTGCCAATAAATATGATATTGGCATTTGTAACTTATTCCGTGCACGTGAacgggtgtgtgcgtgcacgcgcgtgtgtgtacgggtgcgtgtgtgtaaaaaTACTTACAtctaaacaaaataatcatttggtTTTAAAGCTATACATTGAgtgaaatataaatgaatatattACAATCGATCTTGTTTGCAAACACTGgtcttgtcattgttttgaaatattaatCACTGGACAAAGAAGTGGCAACGGCAAATAAGAAAAATGCAGTTTTGCTCCATTGTGGATAGTGTGAAAAATAAACCTAGACTCATCCCTCGTTCTTTTGTTATGGAGAGTGACTGACAGAataagaaaaatgagaaattctCAGGCCTCACCGTGAATTAAACGAATCATAGCTGCAAACttacaaaaagaaatagaagaaaaaaatacaaaacagtgACAATGTGGTTTGTGTATGCAAAATGATtgatttgtaaaaatgtaattgcaaAATGGCGATTCAACTTAATTTCGCTGATAAATTATGTTCTAATTAAATCACAAGAAGCCATAGACAATTCTGCAGCACGTGGTATCCCATAACCTCTCATCACCATGCAGCATCACCTGACACCCACGCAAGCGCACGCATGACAaagcccacccacccaccctccCTCCTAACAGGATGCTTTATACTCACTGTTTCGTAGCTCTCGAATCCGACTCCAGCTCCACTTTTCCACCCTCTTATCTTATCCCATTTTTTAAAACGCATCCTTTTCGTATTGTTGATCCGCAACTCCGGTATTCTCAGCATGCGTTCTCTCCCATCCATTGCGAcatcaagattcaagagtttttttcaCGGAGATCCTCGACGTCTCCACAAGGTGTCTACAAACTAGAAGGAGAAATGGGAAGTCAGTCGCTGTAATTTTCCACACactcctcaaaaaaaaaaaaaaaaaaaaaaaaaaaagatcagtaGCGACCACAGCAGACTATAGGTGCTAAAAACAACCATCTCTTGCAGTATTTCCCTGCGATTAATGCAAGCTAGCTGTTGAAGGCTCACGGCTGCCGAGTACTGCGTGCTCTCCAAGGCATTGACTCacattgtgcgtgtgtgtatgcgcgcgcgcgcgtgcgtgtacGTGTGGACTCAAGTTTTCCAATTAATCTGCGGTAAGGCTTTGTTAAAAGGAGGAGGCTCGTCCCCATGTTTTCAACGTCATGGTGTGACTACTGACCTCCCGTTCACCCCGAGCAAGAGCCCctataccccccccccccccatctctcTCCAGCCCCccctctcctcttcctttctttctgcCACTTAGCCCATCTCTCTCGCCTACTCCGTCGTTCTGCATTGTGATTTTCGCTCCCTCCGTCATAGCAAATTGAATTGGGAGTCAttaatttgaagaaaaatggcCAATGGCTGCAGTGGGGGTGGGCTGGTCTTTATATTATTCTCTAAAACcgattttcttctctttgaaTGTCATTTCTCATTTCCTTTTGGAGTGAAACTATTAATGACACACACGAGATCTGTGGCTTTataacaaaaacagtattaaaGATGATTTCAAATCTAAAttcggtctttttttttttttgcattttaatctGTACTGAGGTGAGCACACCTTAACACATTTGAGGAAGTTTTTcttattatttgtgtttgcatcGTGCTCATTTGATCACATACTCTTGTACAAAACATCTAAGTATCATGCtttaggaagaaaaaaaatacatggttATTACTCAGGTTGGAGACAGACAGGCGAGCGATGCGAACTAAACCCAATCAATGGTGAACTCAGGATGAACCAAGATGGGTTCCTCCATGATGTAGTTTTTACCAGTGCATCTGATATTTTATAGCTGACTTGGGTGCAGGCAAAGGACGAAACGCAAAATGACTAACAATAGGAATATTgcaagcttaaaatttgatagTTGAAGGATGCAGTTCATGTGACTGACCTGTGGGAGGTCCATACCacaactattattattattatcattattattatatttacaaCACTAATATTTGGTTTTATGtacgggggaaaaaatatttgcctcATTAGAGATGCTATCGGGTGTTAGCAAAATACGCAATCGACACCAAACCACATCACCCAAAACACATCTCCGCATCCAACCCCTCAATGTTACCTCCTTTACTTTCCATCCACgccacactcactcactcaactCGATACTTTATATATAGCAGCCCTATGCTTTTGTCCCTGGAAAAGGAAGGTCATGTATTCACCTCTCCTTTGCCTCCTGTCATCATTTCTCTCATACCTCTCTGCCTCCCTCCCATGTTTGTGTAGTCTTAGCCTACAGCAATTGGTTTGGAGAAGAAGGAGAGGGAGGAACCCACGCATGCACGACGGTAAACTTTTGACCCTTCAACTCCTTGAACCTTCTGCTGCGAGCTGTATAGTTGACACCTAAGAATTCTGCTCTGATAATAAGGCTAGGGTGCTATAGTTCCTTCCTCGGGCAGGAAACTGAGTGAAACAATGGCTTGCAGCCAATGTAAGGTTTTACATTGAGAGCTCATCACTAGATTAAAGTTGATTAAAGTCAGACTGAAATTATCTACCGCTTCACAATTCAAGTCATAATTACACCGGTGCATCATCTAAGAGCTCCCGCGAGA
It encodes the following:
- the LOC119125252 gene encoding homeobox protein Hox-B4a-like, whose product is MVMSSYLINSNYVDPKFPPCEEYSHSDYLPSNSPDYYGQRNETTAFLPDSALYHQQERSEPQYTLCQPASVVMPPRGLAIPQIGVDRDSVTPSPPQSREQPPLSRNSPENTKNDPVLYPWMKKVHVNTVNSNYTGGELKRSRTAYTRQQVLELEKEFHYNRYLTRRRRVEIAHTLCLSERQIKIWFQNRRMKWKKDHKLPNTKVRSGNNTNAQDLNGST